The Mesobacillus jeotgali genome window below encodes:
- a CDS encoding LTA synthase family protein, with product MIKKSFYNIIRNPFLIFSVISFLKVYSLRIAIFDDFNPFTALFFEMSFILILLSIGELFFPKSKLVFYIILDILLSSVIVGILTFHAYFGTIPTYHNLLQANQLGAVKDSVAVLLNPLFLLYYVDILLIMLTIIILRFKNRSITLMQNSKRKIGIVLVTACSIFFGLIFINSDTRLWDSITVSHNNGIFTYQALEVQGALLKPQDKEFDINNKKIADLIGINIVEESNKKGYKVAEGQNLVMIQLESFQDFVVNLAVNGEEITPNLNKLIKESTYYPNVYQQIGAGNTSDAEFIVNTSLYPIGNQATSEVYGNKKYPSLPRLLKARGYETLTLHADDINFWNRSELYPSLGFEKYYDESHIGRKDVVGMGTSDEVFYDKTLDVLSKLREKNQSFYAHVIALSSHTPFELPEDKIQLQLPKKYEETLTGNYLTSIHYADMALGQFIEGLKERGIWDNSLVVVYGDHSGVHGSLKKPVDNTLLKDLLGSDYNITERFNIPLVTHYGGQKKGEIITTTGGQIDVLPTIANLLGLPINDMIHFGSDLANIDNNLIGMRYYMVSGSYITNEEMLAIDSKRENNYIYDLQSRALEKTSTLDKDRQEKTNNVQLIMEMSDSYIEHLPENDF from the coding sequence ATGATAAAAAAATCATTTTACAATATAATAAGAAACCCTTTTCTTATTTTTTCTGTTATTTCATTTTTAAAAGTTTATAGTTTACGAATCGCAATTTTTGATGACTTTAATCCATTTACTGCCTTATTTTTTGAAATGAGTTTTATTCTTATCCTTTTATCTATTGGAGAACTTTTTTTCCCAAAAAGTAAGCTAGTATTCTATATTATCTTAGACATCTTGCTTTCAAGTGTCATTGTTGGGATTCTGACTTTTCATGCCTATTTTGGTACCATTCCAACCTATCATAATTTATTGCAGGCAAATCAGCTAGGTGCCGTTAAAGATAGCGTGGCTGTACTGCTTAATCCTTTGTTTTTGCTCTATTACGTTGATATTTTGCTAATCATGCTAACTATAATAATCTTGCGATTTAAAAATAGGTCTATTACTTTAATGCAAAATAGTAAAAGGAAGATTGGAATTGTACTCGTAACAGCATGTTCAATTTTCTTTGGGCTAATCTTTATAAATTCAGATACTCGCCTCTGGGATTCTATTACTGTATCGCATAACAACGGCATTTTTACTTATCAAGCTCTAGAAGTCCAGGGAGCATTACTAAAACCTCAGGATAAGGAATTTGATATAAACAACAAGAAAATAGCAGACTTAATAGGTATTAATATTGTAGAAGAAAGCAATAAAAAAGGATACAAAGTAGCAGAAGGACAAAATTTGGTTATGATTCAGTTGGAATCTTTCCAGGATTTCGTTGTTAATCTTGCTGTAAATGGCGAGGAAATAACACCAAACCTAAATAAACTTATAAAGGAAAGCACTTACTATCCAAATGTTTATCAGCAAATTGGAGCTGGAAACACTTCAGATGCTGAATTCATAGTAAATACTTCTTTATATCCAATTGGCAACCAAGCTACATCAGAAGTGTACGGCAACAAAAAATATCCCAGCCTTCCTCGCCTTTTAAAGGCAAGGGGTTATGAGACTTTAACACTACATGCTGACGATATTAACTTTTGGAACCGTTCTGAACTCTATCCTTCCCTAGGATTTGAAAAATACTATGATGAGAGTCATATTGGAAGAAAAGATGTTGTTGGCATGGGAACATCTGACGAAGTTTTTTATGACAAAACGCTTGATGTTTTAAGTAAATTGAGGGAAAAGAACCAAAGTTTTTATGCTCACGTTATTGCTCTTTCTAGTCATACTCCTTTTGAGCTGCCAGAGGACAAAATCCAGCTCCAACTGCCAAAAAAATATGAAGAAACCTTAACAGGTAATTATTTAACATCCATTCATTATGCAGATATGGCCTTAGGGCAATTCATTGAGGGGTTAAAGGAAAGAGGTATTTGGGATAACTCACTAGTGGTTGTATATGGTGACCATTCCGGAGTTCATGGTTCCCTTAAGAAACCTGTAGATAATACACTATTGAAGGATCTTCTGGGAAGTGACTATAACATCACTGAAAGATTTAATATCCCCTTAGTCACGCATTACGGAGGACAAAAGAAAGGCGAAATTATCACTACCACCGGCGGACAGATCGATGTTTTACCTACTATCGCCAACTTACTGGGTCTGCCGATCAATGACATGATTCACTTCGGCAGTGACCTTGCCAACATTGATAATAACCTGATTGGTATGCGATATTATATGGTGTCTGGCTCATATATTACTAATGAAGAAATGCTCGCCATTGATTCTAAAAGAGAAAATAATTATATCTATGATTTACAATCACGAGCATTAGAAAAAACAAGCACATTAGATAAGGACAGGCAAGAAAAAACCAATAATGTTCAATTGATAATGGAAATGTCTGATTCTTATATCGAACACCTGCCTGAGAATGATTTTTAA
- a CDS encoding DUF6882 domain-containing protein has product MTDNARSKSVALKELQQVTGFGIFANPYFECDEAMAHELTAFAVEHLNAIGMYISPDGKSHLFMAVMSHNVS; this is encoded by the coding sequence ATGACCGATAACGCACGAAGTAAATCCGTTGCACTAAAAGAATTACAACAGGTAACAGGTTTTGGTATTTTTGCGAATCCATATTTTGAATGTGATGAGGCAATGGCACACGAATTAACTGCATTTGCCGTAGAACACCTAAATGCAATAGGAATGTACATATCGCCTGATGGCAAAAGCCATTTGTTTATGGCAGTTATGTCACATAATGTATCATAA